The Leclercia sp. S52 genome has a segment encoding these proteins:
- the pgl gene encoding 6-phosphogluconolactonase, protein MKQTVYTASPESQQIHVWRLNPEGTLTLVQVVDVPGQVQPMAISPDKRFLYVGVRPEFRVLAYRISPDDGALTYTAEAALPGSPTHISTDLQGRFIFSGSYNAGCVSVTRLDDGIPTETVEVVEGLEGCHSANISPDNRTLWVPALKQDRICLFTLGDDGKLAAQTPAEVTTVEGAGPRHMVFHPNQQYAYVVNELNCSVDVWALRDPHGNIECVQTLDMMPADFTDTRWGADIHITPDGRHLYTCDRTSSLITIFSISEDGSVLAIEGFQPTETQPRGFNVDHSGKFLIAAGQKSHHIALYEIQGEQGLLEEKGRYAVGQGPMWVVVNAC, encoded by the coding sequence ATGAAACAAACCGTTTATACCGCCAGTCCTGAAAGCCAGCAGATCCATGTCTGGCGTCTGAATCCCGAAGGCACACTCACCCTGGTTCAGGTCGTCGATGTTCCCGGCCAGGTTCAGCCGATGGCGATCAGCCCGGATAAACGTTTCCTGTATGTGGGTGTGCGCCCGGAGTTCCGTGTGCTGGCGTACCGTATCTCTCCTGACGATGGTGCCCTGACATACACGGCCGAAGCCGCTCTGCCAGGTAGCCCGACCCATATTTCAACCGATCTGCAGGGACGCTTTATCTTTAGCGGCTCTTACAATGCCGGTTGCGTCAGCGTGACCCGCCTGGATGACGGCATTCCAACGGAGACCGTTGAGGTGGTTGAAGGCCTGGAAGGTTGCCACTCGGCCAACATCTCCCCGGATAACCGCACCCTGTGGGTTCCGGCGCTGAAACAGGATCGTATCTGCCTGTTCACGCTGGGCGACGACGGCAAGCTGGCCGCGCAAACGCCGGCAGAAGTGACTACCGTTGAAGGCGCAGGCCCGCGTCATATGGTGTTCCATCCGAATCAACAGTACGCCTACGTGGTGAATGAGCTGAACTGCTCGGTGGACGTCTGGGCCCTGCGCGATCCGCACGGCAATATCGAGTGTGTGCAGACCCTGGACATGATGCCGGCTGACTTCACCGATACGCGCTGGGGAGCGGATATCCACATCACCCCTGACGGACGCCACCTCTATACCTGCGATCGTACCTCAAGCCTGATCACCATTTTCAGCATCTCTGAAGATGGCAGCGTGCTGGCAATCGAAGGCTTCCAGCCGACTGAGACCCAGCCGCGCGGCTTTAACGTCGATCACAGCGGTAAGTTCCTGATTGCGGCGGGGCAAAAATCGCACCATATCGCACTGTATGAGATTCAGGGCGAGCAGGGGCTGCTGGAAGAGAAGGGGCGTTACGCCGTCGGCCAGGGGCCAATGTGGGTAGTGGTTAACGCCTGCTAA
- the tisB gene encoding type I toxin-antitoxin system toxin TisB: MSSMGWIILFLQLMVAVLQLLDAYLKTGA, translated from the coding sequence ATGAGCAGTATGGGATGGATAATTCTGTTCCTGCAACTCATGGTTGCAGTATTGCAACTGCTGGATGCGTATCTTAAGACCGGTGCCTGA
- a CDS encoding putative acyl-CoA thioester hydrolase, producing the protein MNISRISRLALALAFGVTLSACSSTPPDQLPSEQAAPGTASRPILSADEAKNFQQARYFTAMDPNAAPWSPYAIRLPEQPNFVVGPAGTQGVTHTTIQAAVDAAIAKHSSSRQYIAILPGEYEGTVYVPAAPGSVTLYGTGEKPIDVKIGLAIDSEMDTTTWRRLVNPGGKYMPGKPAWYMFDRCQSKHSATVGVMCSAVFWSQNTGLQLKNLTIENNLGDSVDAGNHQAVALRSDGDQVQIDKVNILGRQNTFFVTNSGVENTLKNNRITRTLVTNSYIEGDVDIVSGRGAVVFDNTDFRVMNTRTQQEGYVFAPATQSNLFYGFLAVNSRFTAMGDGVAQLGRSLDVDSASNGQVVIRDSVINEGFNMAKPWGNAAISQRPYAGNTGAVDEKGNVQRNLNDANFNRMWEYNNRGVGSKVIAEPKQ; encoded by the coding sequence TTGAACATTTCCAGGATTTCTCGTCTGGCGCTGGCCCTCGCATTTGGCGTGACGTTGTCTGCGTGCAGCTCTACTCCGCCGGATCAACTGCCTTCAGAGCAGGCCGCACCAGGCACGGCTTCCCGCCCGATCCTCTCCGCTGATGAAGCGAAAAACTTCCAGCAGGCTCGCTACTTTACGGCCATGGATCCAAACGCGGCGCCGTGGAGTCCTTACGCCATTCGCCTGCCTGAGCAGCCAAACTTTGTGGTTGGCCCGGCGGGAACGCAGGGCGTTACGCACACCACCATTCAGGCGGCGGTTGATGCTGCCATTGCTAAGCACAGCAGCTCCCGTCAGTACATCGCCATTTTACCCGGCGAGTACGAAGGCACCGTGTATGTGCCTGCCGCACCGGGTAGCGTGACTCTCTACGGTACGGGCGAAAAACCGATTGATGTGAAAATTGGTCTGGCGATCGACTCGGAGATGGATACCACCACCTGGCGTCGTCTGGTCAACCCGGGCGGTAAATATATGCCTGGCAAACCGGCCTGGTACATGTTTGACCGTTGCCAGAGCAAGCACAGCGCCACCGTCGGCGTGATGTGTTCAGCCGTCTTCTGGTCGCAGAACACCGGCCTGCAGCTGAAAAACCTGACCATTGAAAACAACCTGGGCGACAGCGTGGATGCTGGTAACCACCAGGCGGTCGCCCTGCGCAGCGATGGCGATCAGGTGCAGATCGACAAGGTGAATATTCTGGGTCGTCAGAACACCTTCTTTGTCACCAACAGCGGCGTCGAGAACACCCTGAAAAACAACCGTATCACCCGTACGCTGGTCACCAACAGCTACATTGAAGGCGATGTGGATATTGTCTCCGGTCGCGGTGCCGTGGTGTTTGATAACACCGATTTCCGCGTGATGAATACCCGTACCCAGCAGGAAGGCTATGTCTTCGCACCAGCGACGCAGTCTAATCTGTTCTACGGCTTCCTGGCGGTAAACAGCCGCTTTACCGCGATGGGTGACGGTGTGGCACAGCTGGGCCGCTCGCTGGATGTGGATTCTGCCTCTAACGGCCAGGTGGTGATCCGCGACAGCGTGATCAACGAAGGCTTTAACATGGCGAAACCCTGGGGCAACGCGGCGATTTCTCAGCGTCCGTATGCGGGTAATACCGGTGCGGTGGATGAGAAAGGCAACGTGCAGCGTAACCTTAACGACGCGAACTTCAACCGCATGTGGGAATACAACAACCGCGGTGTGGGTAGCAAAGTGATCGCAGAGCCGAAACAGTAA
- the hutI gene encoding imidazolonepropionase, which yields MLQLHPDDVIWRNLRLATLDPDHGTAYGLLENRALIVRGETILAIVPESDLPQDLPNAHDLQGRLVTPGLIDCHTHLVFGGDRAAEWEQRLNGVSYQTISAQGGGINATVTATRDSTPEQLEQLAQQRLQRLMREGVTTIEIKSGYGLNDEAEEKMLRVAQRLALTNPVEISPTLLAAHAVPKEYRQDPDAYIAHVCQHTLPALWEKGLFEAVDVFCENVGFTPEQSERVFQAAQARGIPIKGHVEQLSNLGGTTLVSRYHGLSADHIEYLDESGVSAMAQSGTVAVLLPGAFYFLQERQRPPVALLRQHGVPMAVATDYNPGTSPFASLHLAMNMACVQFGLTPEEAWAGVTRHAARALGRGETHGQLKAGFVADLAIWDAKSPVEMVYEPGRNPLYQRVFRGKIQ from the coding sequence ATGCTGCAACTTCATCCCGACGACGTAATCTGGCGTAACCTGCGCCTCGCGACCCTGGATCCCGATCACGGCACGGCCTATGGTCTGCTGGAGAACCGGGCGTTGATTGTGCGCGGTGAGACCATCCTGGCGATCGTGCCTGAATCTGACCTGCCACAGGATCTGCCCAACGCCCACGATTTACAGGGGCGGCTGGTCACGCCGGGCCTGATCGACTGCCACACCCACCTGGTGTTTGGCGGCGATCGCGCCGCCGAATGGGAGCAGCGGCTGAACGGCGTCTCCTATCAGACCATCAGCGCCCAGGGAGGCGGGATTAACGCCACGGTAACCGCCACCCGGGACAGCACCCCCGAGCAGCTTGAGCAGCTGGCGCAGCAGCGTTTACAGCGGCTGATGCGTGAAGGCGTCACCACGATCGAAATTAAATCCGGCTACGGCCTCAACGACGAGGCGGAAGAGAAGATGCTGCGCGTGGCCCAGCGTCTTGCCCTGACCAACCCTGTTGAGATCAGCCCGACGCTGCTTGCCGCTCACGCCGTGCCGAAAGAGTATCGTCAGGATCCCGATGCGTACATCGCCCACGTGTGTCAGCACACCCTGCCTGCGCTGTGGGAGAAAGGTCTTTTCGAAGCCGTGGATGTCTTCTGCGAGAATGTCGGCTTTACCCCGGAACAGAGTGAACGGGTATTCCAGGCGGCACAGGCCCGGGGGATCCCGATTAAAGGCCACGTCGAGCAGCTCTCGAACCTCGGCGGCACCACGCTGGTGAGCCGCTACCACGGGCTCTCTGCCGATCATATTGAGTATCTTGATGAATCCGGAGTAAGCGCGATGGCGCAGAGCGGCACCGTAGCGGTGCTGCTGCCCGGCGCGTTCTACTTTTTGCAGGAGCGCCAGCGCCCGCCGGTTGCCCTCTTGCGTCAGCATGGGGTGCCGATGGCCGTCGCCACCGACTACAACCCCGGCACCAGCCCCTTTGCCAGCCTGCATCTGGCGATGAACATGGCCTGCGTGCAGTTTGGTTTAACCCCGGAAGAGGCGTGGGCAGGGGTGACCCGGCACGCCGCACGGGCGCTGGGCCGCGGTGAAACGCACGGCCAGCTGAAGGCCGGGTTTGTCGCGGATCTGGCGATCTGGGATGCCAAAAGCCCGGTGGAGATGGTGTATGAGCCGGGTCGTAACCCGCTTTATCAGCGCGTATTCAGAGGAAAAATACAATGA
- a CDS encoding histidine utilization repressor: protein MFSRAPQQQANTPAPFYEKVKQAISHQIATGVWRPHDRIPSEAELVAQFGFSRMTINRALRELTDEGLLVRLQGVGTFVAEPKGQSALFEIRSIADEIASRNHQHRCEVLFLEETQASAAQAAALNVKEGTRIFHSLMLHFENDIPVQIEDRCLNAALVPDYLEQDYTATTPHAYLSLVAPLTEGEHIVEAVRATPQECELLRIKEHDPCLLIHRRTWSASHIVSHARLLFPGNRYRLQGHFMS, encoded by the coding sequence ATGTTCTCTCGCGCTCCGCAGCAGCAGGCTAATACGCCAGCCCCTTTCTATGAAAAGGTAAAACAGGCGATCAGCCATCAGATCGCCACCGGCGTCTGGCGTCCGCACGATCGCATCCCGTCCGAGGCAGAGCTGGTAGCACAGTTCGGCTTTAGCCGGATGACCATCAACCGCGCGCTGCGGGAGCTGACCGATGAGGGGCTGCTGGTGCGTCTGCAGGGGGTCGGCACCTTTGTGGCCGAGCCGAAAGGGCAGTCGGCGCTGTTTGAGATTCGCAGCATTGCTGATGAAATCGCCTCCCGCAACCATCAGCACCGCTGTGAAGTGCTGTTCCTTGAGGAGACGCAGGCCAGCGCCGCGCAGGCGGCGGCGTTGAACGTCAAAGAGGGCACCCGCATCTTCCACTCCCTGATGCTGCACTTTGAAAACGACATCCCGGTGCAGATCGAGGATCGCTGCCTCAATGCCGCGCTGGTGCCGGATTACCTGGAGCAGGACTACACCGCCACCACGCCCCATGCGTATCTGTCGCTGGTCGCACCGCTGACGGAAGGGGAGCATATCGTCGAGGCGGTACGCGCCACCCCGCAGGAGTGCGAACTGCTGCGCATTAAAGAGCACGATCCCTGCCTGCTGATTCACCGCCGCACCTGGTCAGCCTCGCATATTGTCTCTCACGCCAGACTGCTGTTCCCGGGCAACCGCTACCGGCTGCAGGGCCATTTCATGTCATAA